A stretch of Myceligenerans xiligouense DNA encodes these proteins:
- a CDS encoding NUDIX hydrolase, whose amino-acid sequence MDHEAAEARPSGRTGLVSAEGVTSSLGPDWRMAPDGIRERDAARVVLLDDAGRVLLARGHDVDQPERSWWFTLGGGIDAGETALEAALREVREEAGLTLSPGGLEGPVLTRTGIFDFYAETCRQHEVFFLAHLPGGHTPDRSGWTDIEREVLDDMAWLSAEELRAQPLEVFPHELPEVLDVLVAGWDGTVRHLGVQHDG is encoded by the coding sequence GTGGATCACGAAGCAGCCGAAGCCCGTCCGTCCGGCCGGACGGGTCTGGTGAGTGCGGAGGGAGTCACGAGTTCGCTGGGGCCGGACTGGCGGATGGCGCCGGACGGGATCCGGGAGCGTGACGCCGCCCGTGTCGTCCTGCTCGACGACGCGGGCCGCGTGCTGCTGGCCCGTGGGCACGATGTGGACCAGCCGGAGCGGTCCTGGTGGTTCACGCTCGGCGGCGGAATCGACGCGGGGGAGACCGCCCTGGAGGCGGCCTTGCGCGAGGTCCGTGAGGAGGCCGGCCTGACGCTGTCTCCCGGCGGCCTGGAGGGGCCGGTGCTGACCCGCACCGGCATCTTCGACTTCTACGCGGAGACGTGCCGGCAGCACGAGGTGTTCTTCCTCGCGCATCTGCCCGGCGGGCACACGCCGGACCGCTCCGGGTGGACGGACATCGAGCGCGAGGTGCTGGACGACATGGCGTGGCTGTCGGCCGAGGAACTGCGTGCCCAGCCGCTGGAGGTGTTCCCGCACGAGCTGCCCGAGGTGCTCGACGTCCTCGTCGCGGGCTGGGACGGTACGGTCCGCCATCTGGGCGTCCAGCACGACGGCTGA
- a CDS encoding tetratricopeptide repeat protein, which produces MLRGREGWNRRGSASSLPDGGPVRLLDPVLRVVPFSGRDAELAELTNWAGGSETVRVRLLTGLGGSGKSRIAVELSARLSRRRWRSVWLDPADEPQDVAGACRGPRVLVVVDDAASFPRLADQLGALVDAEAGRVRVLLLARTGREWWTRLRWASALWADPACVPTSMAHVGAPAQTPDRMVRTAASAFAPRLGTQTPDLVVGDLPADADPPRFGDVHAAVLAVLAERRAGGEETVVDVGRGLAALLDQERDRWVDTDAVVARALLCGDRRDLPDRLAELHVARTLTAAPGMTEVCTARITPDEAFEVAMFAFRLDVDTPAVTGAGRLTAALLERVAAELPDDREYLERILRLFPVRPVPAAQAADLASRLVTVITDAGDQDTTGEAEALGVRARALEEAGRTDEALAPAERATAMWRRIAHVDPLRYRVALWRAMRDLAVVSFGAGREKEHASLVEEGVAAWSSASEADSVWTEPELAWGMHALELTTAPGSVDAARWYHERAVAILRGLVARDPVAYEETLARVQGNLLLLVNRGRPAEALEGLRESVAIRRRLARDRPDAFERYLAYSLSNLSHALAGIGDAAEALAAGQEALALRRRVVRKAASAGRSGVPRLRFELAWSLSGVGVLLSEQGRPHEALSLEEEALAIRRDLARETPDRYREELATSCSNLGVTYSRLGRFGDALRLEQEAVEIRRELVRGSSSSRYRQHLARSLSNLGVRYSDMGRTEDAVEPTREAVALLRQVARDDRWQHLPDLATALANLGATFTDLSRAQDAIGPLHEAVGALRDLSREHPEKHLPGLASALTALAVAFGEQRRYVSAAASAREAVRIRDQLAATDQRRFGDDLARSVRVLADMESVLPTDGARRSHVITARSERA; this is translated from the coding sequence GTGTTGCGTGGGCGAGAGGGCTGGAACCGTCGCGGATCGGCGTCGTCGCTGCCCGACGGCGGGCCCGTGCGCCTGCTCGACCCGGTGCTGCGGGTCGTGCCGTTCTCCGGGCGCGATGCCGAGCTGGCGGAGCTCACGAACTGGGCGGGGGGCTCCGAGACGGTCCGGGTGAGGCTGCTGACGGGACTCGGTGGCAGCGGGAAGTCGCGGATCGCCGTGGAGCTGAGTGCGCGGCTGAGCCGCCGCCGCTGGCGGTCGGTCTGGCTCGACCCCGCCGACGAGCCCCAGGACGTGGCGGGGGCGTGTCGTGGCCCGCGCGTGCTCGTCGTCGTGGACGACGCCGCGTCGTTCCCTCGTCTGGCCGACCAGCTCGGCGCCCTTGTGGACGCGGAGGCCGGGAGGGTCCGGGTGCTGCTCCTCGCGCGGACGGGCCGGGAGTGGTGGACGAGGTTGCGGTGGGCGAGCGCGCTGTGGGCGGACCCGGCGTGCGTGCCGACGTCGATGGCGCATGTCGGCGCGCCGGCGCAGACGCCGGACCGGATGGTCCGGACGGCGGCGTCGGCGTTCGCGCCCCGTCTGGGGACCCAGACCCCGGATCTCGTGGTCGGTGACCTGCCCGCCGACGCCGACCCGCCGCGTTTCGGCGACGTGCACGCGGCGGTCCTGGCGGTGCTGGCGGAACGGAGGGCCGGCGGCGAAGAGACGGTGGTCGACGTCGGCCGAGGGCTCGCGGCGCTGCTGGACCAGGAACGGGACCGGTGGGTGGACACCGACGCCGTCGTCGCCCGCGCCCTGCTCTGCGGCGACCGGCGCGACCTGCCGGACCGGCTGGCGGAGCTGCACGTCGCGCGGACGCTGACCGCGGCGCCCGGGATGACGGAGGTCTGCACGGCCAGGATCACGCCCGACGAGGCGTTCGAGGTGGCGATGTTCGCATTCCGCCTGGACGTCGACACCCCCGCGGTCACCGGCGCGGGCCGGCTGACGGCCGCGCTCCTGGAGCGCGTCGCGGCGGAGCTGCCGGACGACCGGGAGTACCTGGAACGGATCCTGCGGCTGTTCCCCGTGCGTCCGGTCCCCGCGGCACAGGCCGCGGATCTGGCGTCCCGGCTCGTGACGGTGATCACGGACGCGGGGGATCAGGACACCACCGGCGAGGCCGAGGCACTCGGTGTGCGGGCGCGTGCGCTCGAGGAGGCGGGGCGCACGGACGAGGCGCTCGCACCGGCCGAGCGGGCGACGGCGATGTGGCGGCGGATCGCCCACGTCGACCCGCTGCGCTACCGGGTCGCGCTCTGGCGTGCGATGCGCGATCTCGCGGTCGTGAGTTTCGGCGCCGGACGCGAGAAGGAGCACGCGTCGCTGGTGGAGGAGGGAGTCGCGGCCTGGAGCTCCGCCTCCGAGGCGGACTCGGTGTGGACGGAGCCGGAGCTGGCCTGGGGGATGCACGCGCTCGAACTGACCACGGCGCCGGGCAGCGTGGACGCGGCGCGCTGGTACCACGAGCGCGCGGTCGCCATCCTGCGCGGGCTGGTCGCCCGCGACCCCGTGGCGTACGAGGAGACCCTCGCGCGCGTGCAGGGCAACCTGCTGCTCCTGGTGAACCGGGGCAGACCCGCCGAGGCCCTGGAGGGCCTGCGGGAGTCGGTGGCGATCAGACGGCGGCTCGCCCGCGACCGGCCGGACGCGTTCGAGCGGTACCTGGCGTACAGCCTGTCGAACCTCAGTCATGCCCTCGCCGGGATCGGGGACGCGGCCGAGGCCCTTGCCGCGGGCCAGGAGGCACTGGCGCTCCGGCGGCGAGTCGTGCGGAAGGCCGCGTCGGCGGGCCGGAGCGGCGTGCCGAGGCTGCGGTTCGAACTGGCGTGGTCGCTGTCCGGCGTCGGTGTACTGCTGTCGGAACAGGGCCGGCCGCACGAAGCGCTCTCGCTGGAGGAGGAGGCGCTGGCGATCCGCCGAGACCTCGCCCGCGAGACGCCGGACCGCTATCGCGAGGAGCTCGCCACGTCCTGTTCCAACCTCGGCGTGACGTACTCACGGCTCGGGAGGTTCGGCGACGCCCTGCGGCTGGAGCAGGAGGCCGTGGAGATCCGCCGCGAGCTGGTCCGGGGCTCCTCCTCCAGCCGGTACCGGCAGCATCTCGCCCGGTCGTTGTCGAACCTGGGCGTGCGGTACTCCGACATGGGGCGCACCGAGGACGCCGTCGAACCCACGCGCGAGGCCGTCGCCCTCCTGCGGCAGGTGGCGCGGGACGACCGGTGGCAGCACCTCCCGGACCTGGCGACGGCGCTGGCCAACCTGGGGGCGACGTTCACGGACCTGTCCCGGGCCCAGGACGCGATCGGCCCGTTGCACGAGGCGGTCGGGGCGTTGCGCGATCTGAGCAGGGAACACCCGGAGAAGCACCTACCCGGCCTGGCGTCGGCCCTGACGGCCCTGGCCGTCGCCTTCGGCGAACAGCGCCGATACGTGTCGGCGGCAGCGTCCGCGCGGGAGGCCGTGCGGATCCGCGACCAGCTCGCCGCCACGGACCAGCGGCGCTTCGGTGACGACCTTGCGCGATCCGTGCGCGTGCTTGCGGACATGGAGTCGGTCCTGCCCACGGACGGAGCGCGCAGAAGTCACGTCATCACTGCGCGATCGGAGCGCGCATAG
- the hrpB gene encoding ATP-dependent helicase HrpB yields MLLPESSVPGADLPVRAVLPATVDAVRSRGTAVLVAPPGSGKTSLLPLSLADALGGTIIVAEPRRMATRAAATRLATLVGEPLGQRIGYAMRGERRGGKGLRVEVVTTGLLVRRLQQDPELAGVTAVVIDECHERHLDADLLLALCVDIRANLREDLAIVATSATADTVRLSRALGTDAPAPVITATAAQFDVAVEWAPPSVPAPLLPGGRVDPRLLDHVAAVVRRALAENDGDILVFVPGEAEINGVTRRLAGQHVLPLFGRQSRAEQDRALAPAATRRIVVTTSVAESSLTVPGVRVVVDSGLAREPRTDQSRGLGALVTCRVSRSSADQRAGRAGREAPGRVYRCWSATDHARLDDHPAPEIAIADLAAFALDLAAWGAPAGAGLTLLDAPPAPALTAATELLRRIDAIDDDGRITERGRRMAAIGAHPRLARALLDGAPRVGADRAREVVAMLSDDSGRGSGDDLPARWRALRRGDDRGATARWREEVKRLGRGADGDPSGGAAGRGTRGVPDDLAAGIVVGLAYPDRIARARGTDSATYQMSGGTGAALDPRSPLRATTWLAIAVADRAPGRADARIRSAAPIDEPTARDVAGDLVSTTDQIRWDDGRIVTRRVEALGAIVLGDVPLARPDPLLVQAAVRDGVRRSGLSVLHWPEAALALRERLAFCHAHLGAPWPRVDDEALLADLDEWLGTELASVRGSRDLARIDVAAALRRLLPWPAAARFGELAPERIRVPSGSEVRLAYDGVEPPVLAVKLQEVFGWTATPAVADGRVPVVLHLLSPARRPVAITSDLASFWKQGYPQVRADLRARYPRHPWPDDPLTAAPTRRTKPRR; encoded by the coding sequence GTGCTGCTGCCTGAATCGTCGGTTCCCGGGGCGGATCTGCCCGTCCGGGCCGTTCTGCCTGCCACGGTCGACGCGGTGCGGTCGCGCGGTACCGCGGTGCTGGTCGCGCCGCCCGGGTCGGGGAAAACCTCGCTGTTGCCGCTCTCGCTGGCCGACGCGCTCGGCGGCACGATCATCGTCGCCGAGCCGCGGAGAATGGCCACCCGCGCGGCCGCGACCCGGCTGGCGACGCTGGTCGGCGAACCGCTCGGGCAGCGCATCGGCTACGCGATGCGTGGTGAGCGCCGCGGCGGCAAAGGACTCCGTGTCGAGGTGGTGACGACAGGGCTCCTCGTCCGGCGCCTGCAGCAGGATCCGGAGCTGGCGGGTGTCACCGCGGTCGTGATCGACGAGTGTCACGAGCGGCACCTCGACGCCGACCTCCTGCTCGCGCTCTGCGTCGACATCCGGGCGAACCTCCGGGAAGACCTGGCGATCGTCGCGACGTCGGCCACCGCGGACACGGTCAGGCTGAGCCGTGCCCTGGGCACGGACGCTCCCGCGCCCGTGATCACCGCGACCGCCGCGCAGTTCGACGTGGCGGTCGAGTGGGCCCCGCCATCGGTCCCCGCGCCGCTGCTTCCCGGCGGGCGGGTCGACCCGCGCCTGCTGGACCACGTCGCGGCCGTCGTCCGGCGCGCACTGGCGGAGAACGACGGCGACATCCTCGTGTTCGTCCCGGGGGAGGCCGAGATCAACGGGGTGACCCGCCGGCTGGCCGGTCAGCACGTCCTGCCGTTGTTCGGCCGCCAGTCGAGGGCGGAGCAGGACCGCGCGCTGGCGCCGGCCGCTACCCGTCGGATCGTGGTCACGACATCGGTCGCCGAGAGCTCGCTGACCGTGCCCGGGGTCAGGGTGGTGGTCGACTCCGGTCTCGCCCGAGAACCGCGGACCGATCAGTCCCGCGGACTCGGTGCGCTGGTCACCTGCCGGGTCTCGAGATCGTCGGCCGACCAGCGAGCTGGTCGCGCCGGGCGGGAGGCGCCGGGCCGGGTCTATCGGTGCTGGTCCGCCACCGACCACGCGCGTCTCGACGATCATCCGGCGCCGGAGATCGCGATCGCGGACCTGGCGGCCTTCGCCCTCGACCTCGCGGCGTGGGGTGCGCCCGCCGGTGCCGGTCTGACGTTGCTCGACGCGCCGCCGGCGCCGGCGCTGACCGCGGCCACCGAACTGCTGCGCCGCATCGACGCCATCGACGACGACGGCCGGATCACCGAGCGAGGCCGGCGCATGGCGGCGATCGGGGCGCATCCTCGCCTTGCGCGCGCGTTGCTGGACGGGGCGCCGCGGGTGGGCGCCGACCGGGCGCGCGAGGTCGTCGCGATGCTTTCGGACGACTCCGGCCGCGGCTCCGGTGATGATCTACCGGCGCGCTGGCGGGCTCTTCGCCGTGGCGACGACCGCGGAGCCACGGCCCGCTGGCGGGAAGAGGTGAAGCGCCTCGGCCGAGGCGCGGACGGCGACCCGTCGGGTGGGGCGGCCGGCCGGGGGACGCGCGGAGTACCGGACGATCTCGCGGCGGGGATCGTGGTCGGGCTGGCGTACCCGGACCGGATCGCGCGGGCCCGGGGGACCGACTCGGCGACCTACCAGATGTCCGGCGGCACGGGTGCCGCCCTGGATCCGCGGTCACCGTTGCGGGCCACCACCTGGCTCGCGATCGCGGTCGCCGACCGGGCACCGGGTCGCGCCGATGCCAGGATCCGTTCCGCCGCGCCGATCGACGAGCCCACGGCGCGCGACGTCGCCGGCGACCTCGTGTCGACCACCGACCAGATCCGCTGGGACGACGGCCGGATCGTGACGCGGCGCGTCGAGGCACTCGGCGCGATCGTGCTGGGCGACGTCCCGCTGGCCAGGCCCGACCCGTTGCTCGTCCAAGCGGCCGTCCGCGACGGTGTCCGGCGCAGCGGCCTGTCCGTACTGCACTGGCCGGAGGCCGCACTCGCGCTGCGTGAGCGGCTCGCCTTCTGCCACGCCCACCTCGGCGCCCCGTGGCCGCGGGTCGACGACGAAGCGTTGCTGGCCGATCTCGACGAGTGGCTGGGTACCGAGCTCGCCTCGGTACGAGGCTCACGCGATCTCGCCCGCATCGACGTGGCTGCGGCGCTCCGGCGGCTCCTGCCGTGGCCCGCGGCGGCCCGGTTCGGCGAACTCGCACCGGAACGGATCCGGGTCCCGTCGGGCTCCGAGGTGCGGCTCGCCTACGACGGAGTCGAGCCGCCCGTCCTCGCGGTGAAGCTGCAGGAGGTGTTCGGCTGGACCGCCACTCCCGCCGTCGCGGACGGTCGTGTCCCGGTCGTTCTGCACCTGTTGTCGCCCGCCCGGCGCCCGGTCGCGATCACGAGCGATCTCGCCTCCTTCTGGAAGCAGGGCTATCCCCAGGTCCGAGCCGACCTGCGAGCCCGCTACCCCCGCCATCCGTGGCCGGACGATCCCCTCACCGCCGCCCCGACCAGACGCACGAAGCCCCGCCGGTGA
- a CDS encoding LuxR C-terminal-related transcriptional regulator, translating to MTRAPVRVIVCDDQDLIRTGFTTIIDAQPDLEVVGQCGDGRTAVDLARRLSPDIVVMDVRMPVLDGIAATRLLAGPEAAEPTKVLVVTTFNLDEYVYQALRAGAGGFLLKDAPADHLLHGIRTVVSGAALLDPEVTRRLVGRYAARIRPEGPDPADGLLSTRELEVLRLVAEGLSNKEIADALVISPETVKSHVSRILTKLQLRDRVQAVVYAYRHGLLT from the coding sequence GTGACGCGGGCACCGGTCCGCGTCATCGTCTGCGACGACCAGGACCTCATCCGCACCGGGTTCACGACGATCATCGACGCCCAGCCCGACCTCGAGGTCGTGGGGCAGTGCGGTGACGGACGGACCGCGGTGGACCTGGCCCGCCGTCTGTCCCCGGACATCGTGGTCATGGACGTGCGTATGCCCGTGCTCGACGGAATCGCCGCGACGAGGCTGCTCGCCGGACCAGAGGCGGCAGAACCCACCAAGGTGCTCGTGGTCACCACGTTCAACCTCGACGAGTACGTCTACCAGGCCCTCCGAGCCGGGGCCGGCGGCTTCCTCCTCAAGGACGCGCCCGCCGACCACCTCCTGCACGGCATCCGCACCGTGGTCTCCGGCGCGGCTCTTCTCGACCCCGAGGTCACCCGTCGCCTCGTCGGCAGATACGCCGCTCGGATCCGCCCGGAGGGGCCGGACCCCGCTGACGGCCTCCTGTCCACCCGCGAGCTCGAGGTCCTGCGCCTCGTGGCCGAAGGGCTGTCCAACAAGGAGATCGCCGATGCCCTCGTGATCAGCCCGGAGACCGTCAAGTCCCACGTCTCCCGCATCCTCACCAAGCTCCAGCTACGTGACCGGGTGCAGGCCGTGGTTTACGCCTACCGCCACGGCCTGCTCACCTGA